In Campylobacter vulpis, a genomic segment contains:
- the rpsG gene encoding 30S ribosomal protein S7, whose product MRRRKAPVREILPDPIYGNKIITKFINSLMYDGKKSTATTILYGALEAIDKKGGEKKGIDVFNEAIENIKPLLEVKSRRVGGATYQVPVEVRPARQQALAIRWIISFARKRSERTMVEKLAAELMDAANSKGASFKKKEDTYKMAEANKAFAHYRW is encoded by the coding sequence ATGAGAAGAAGAAAAGCTCCCGTAAGAGAAATCTTACCCGATCCAATTTATGGTAATAAAATCATTACAAAATTCATTAATTCTTTAATGTATGATGGTAAAAAAAGCACCGCCACAACTATACTTTACGGTGCTTTAGAGGCTATCGATAAAAAAGGTGGCGAAAAAAAAGGTATTGATGTTTTTAATGAGGCGATTGAAAATATTAAGCCTTTGCTTGAGGTCAAATCACGCCGTGTGGGTGGCGCGACTTATCAAGTCCCAGTTGAAGTGCGTCCTGCTAGACAACAAGCCTTGGCGATTCGTTGGATTATTTCATTTGCAAGAAAAAGAAGTGAAAGAACGATGGTAGAAAAATTAGCAGCTGAGTTAATGGACGCTGCAAATTCTAAGGGTGCGTCTTTTAAAAAGAAAGAAGACACTTATAAAATGGCTGAAGCAAATAAAGCTTTTGCACATTATCGTTGGTAG
- the rpsL gene encoding 30S ribosomal protein S12, translated as MPTINQLVRKERKKVLEKSKSPALKNCPQRRGVCTRVYTTTPKKPNSALRKVAKVRLTSGFEVISYIGGEGHNLQEHSIVLVRGGRVRDLPGVKYHIVRGALDTAGVAKRTVSRSKYGAKRPKAAAK; from the coding sequence GTGCCTACCATAAATCAATTGGTTAGAAAAGAGCGTAAAAAGGTTTTAGAAAAGTCTAAATCTCCGGCGCTTAAAAATTGTCCGCAAAGAAGAGGCGTTTGCACGAGGGTTTATACTACAACTCCTAAAAAGCCAAACTCCGCCTTAAGAAAAGTTGCCAAAGTAAGACTTACTAGTGGCTTTGAAGTGATTAGCTATATCGGTGGTGAGGGTCATAACCTCCAAGAGCATAGCATCGTTTTAGTGCGTGGCGGTAGGGTAAGGGACTTACCGGGTGTGAAATATCACATCGTGCGTGGTGCTTTAGATACTGCTGGCGTGGCTAAAAGAACGGTTTCTCGTTCTAAATATGGTGCGAAGCGTCCAAAAGCTGCCGCTAAGTAA
- the fumC gene encoding class II fumarate hydratase gives MEYRIEHDTMGEVKVPNDKHWGAQTQRSFENFKIGCEKMPKVLIYAFANLKKSLAIVNHKLGKLDEAKKNAITKACDEIIAGQFDDNFPLAIWQTGSGTQSNMNMNEVIANRATEIMGGDFRKEKLVHPNDHVNMSQSSNDTFPTAMSIVAVEQVEKKLIPALDSLIATFEKKVKEFEGIIKIGRTHLQDATPLTLAQEFSGYLSMLLHSKEQIIASLPSLRELAIGGTAVGTGLNAHPELSEKVSEELTRLIGTKFISSPNKFHALTSHDAINFTHGAMKGLAANLMKIANDVRWLSSGPRCGLGEILIPENEPGSSIMPGKVNPTQCEAITMVAVQVMGNDATIGFAASQGNFELNVFKPVIIYNFLQSLDLLADSMHSFNIHCAVGIEPNREKIEHNLHNSLMLVTALNPHIGYENAAKVAKNAHKKGISLKESAMELGLVSEQDFNQFVDPSKMIGPKA, from the coding sequence ATGGAATATAGAATCGAACATGATACTATGGGTGAGGTTAAAGTGCCAAATGATAAGCACTGGGGCGCACAAACGCAAAGAAGTTTTGAGAATTTTAAAATAGGCTGCGAGAAAATGCCTAAGGTTTTAATTTATGCTTTTGCAAATTTAAAAAAATCACTTGCTATCGTTAATCATAAGCTAGGCAAACTTGATGAGGCTAAGAAAAATGCCATCACTAAGGCTTGTGATGAGATTATTGCGGGTCAATTTGACGATAATTTTCCTTTAGCGATTTGGCAGACGGGTTCTGGCACACAAAGCAATATGAATATGAATGAAGTCATTGCGAATAGGGCAACCGAAATTATGGGTGGAGATTTTCGTAAAGAAAAGCTCGTGCATCCAAATGACCATGTTAATATGAGTCAAAGCTCAAACGATACTTTTCCAACGGCTATGAGTATAGTAGCTGTTGAGCAAGTAGAGAAAAAACTTATCCCAGCGCTTGATAGTCTCATTGCGACTTTTGAAAAGAAAGTGAAAGAATTTGAGGGCATTATTAAAATAGGCAGAACGCATTTGCAAGACGCTACTCCACTCACTTTAGCACAGGAATTTAGCGGCTATTTATCTATGCTTTTACATTCAAAAGAGCAAATTATTGCCTCTTTGCCTAGCTTAAGAGAATTGGCTATCGGTGGAACAGCCGTAGGAACAGGACTTAATGCACATCCGGAGCTTAGTGAAAAAGTGAGTGAAGAACTAACAAGACTTATAGGCACAAAATTCATTTCAAGTCCTAATAAATTCCACGCTCTAACAAGCCACGATGCGATTAATTTTACGCACGGAGCGATGAAGGGTTTAGCGGCGAATTTGATGAAAATTGCCAATGATGTAAGATGGCTTTCAAGTGGTCCTAGATGTGGTTTGGGCGAGATTTTAATTCCAGAAAATGAGCCGGGAAGTTCTATAATGCCTGGAAAGGTTAATCCTACCCAGTGTGAAGCGATTACTATGGTCGCCGTGCAAGTGATGGGAAATGACGCTACCATCGGCTTTGCCGCTTCGCAAGGGAATTTCGAGCTTAATGTCTTTAAGCCTGTGATTATTTATAATTTCTTGCAAAGCCTTGATTTATTGGCGGATTCTATGCATTCTTTTAATATCCATTGTGCTGTTGGTATAGAACCAAATCGCGAAAAAATCGAACATAATCTTCATAATTCTTTAATGCTAGTTACAGCTTTAAATCCTCACATCGGCTATGAAAATGCTGCAAAAGTCGCCAAAAACGCTCATAAAAAGGGAATTTCTCTTAAAGAAAGTGCTATGGAATTAGGACTTGTAAGCGAACAAGACTTTAATCAGTTTGTCGATCCTAGTAAAATGATAGGACCTAAAGCTTAA
- the fusA gene encoding elongation factor G, which produces MSRTTPLKKVRNIGIAAHIDAGKTTTSERILFFTGMSHKIGEVHDGAATMDWMEQEKERGITITSAATTCFWKDYQINLIDTPGHVDFTIEVERSMRVLDGAVSVFCSVGGVQPQSETVWRQANKYGVPRIVFVNKMDRIGANFYNVEDQIRNRLKANPVPLQIPIGAEDNFKGVIDLVTMKALVWEDESKPTDYVEREIPAELKEKAEEYRVKMIEAVSETSDELMEKYLGGEDLSLEEIKAGIKAGCLNLSIVPMLCGTAFKNKGIQPLLDAVVAYLPAPDEVANIKGEYEDGSEVSVTSTDDGEFAGLAFKIMTDPFVGQLTFVRVYRGSLESGSYAYNSTKDKKERIGRLLKMHSNKREEIKVLYAGEIGAVVGLKDTLTGDTLASEKDKVILERMDFPDPVISVAVEPKTKADQEKMSIALNKLAQEDPSFRVSTDEESGQTIISGMGELHLEIIVDRMLREFKVEAEVGQPQVAYRETIRKAVEQEYKYAKQSGGRGQYGHVFLRLEPLEPGSGYEFVNDIKGGVIPKEYIPAVDKGVQEALQNGVLAGYPVEDVKVTVYDGSYHEVDSSEMAFKLAASMGFKEGARKAGAVILEPMMKVEVETPEDYMGDVIGDLNKRRGQVNSMDERGGNKVITAFCPLAEMFGYSTDLRSQTQGRATYSMEFDHYDEVPKNVSEEIVKKRNG; this is translated from the coding sequence ATGTCAAGAACGACCCCTTTAAAAAAGGTTAGAAATATAGGAATTGCCGCTCATATTGATGCGGGCAAGACGACAACAAGCGAGAGGATACTCTTTTTCACAGGTATGAGTCATAAAATAGGCGAAGTGCATGACGGTGCTGCGACTATGGACTGGATGGAGCAGGAGAAGGAAAGAGGTATTACCATCACTTCTGCGGCAACAACTTGTTTTTGGAAAGATTATCAAATCAATCTTATAGACACTCCAGGACACGTGGATTTTACTATTGAGGTTGAGCGTTCTATGCGTGTTTTAGACGGAGCAGTTTCGGTTTTTTGTTCTGTGGGTGGAGTGCAGCCTCAAAGTGAAACCGTATGGAGACAGGCTAATAAATATGGTGTTCCAAGAATAGTTTTTGTTAATAAGATGGATAGAATTGGTGCAAATTTTTATAATGTCGAGGATCAGATTCGTAACCGCCTTAAGGCTAATCCAGTTCCACTACAAATTCCTATTGGTGCGGAGGATAATTTCAAAGGCGTGATTGACCTTGTTACGATGAAGGCTTTGGTTTGGGAAGATGAAAGTAAGCCGACTGATTATGTGGAAAGAGAAATACCAGCGGAGCTTAAAGAAAAAGCTGAAGAATACCGTGTCAAAATGATAGAAGCGGTGAGCGAGACAAGCGATGAGCTTATGGAGAAGTATTTAGGTGGCGAGGATTTAAGTCTTGAGGAGATTAAGGCTGGGATTAAAGCGGGGTGCTTGAATTTAAGTATTGTCCCTATGCTTTGTGGAACAGCTTTTAAGAATAAGGGAATTCAACCTTTACTTGATGCGGTTGTTGCGTATTTGCCAGCTCCTGATGAAGTGGCAAATATTAAGGGTGAATATGAGGATGGCAGTGAAGTTTCAGTTACTTCAACTGATGATGGAGAATTTGCAGGACTTGCCTTTAAGATTATGACAGACCCTTTTGTGGGGCAACTTACTTTCGTGCGTGTATATCGTGGAAGTCTTGAAAGTGGTTCTTATGCTTATAATTCTACCAAGGATAAAAAAGAGCGTATCGGCAGACTTTTAAAAATGCACTCTAATAAAAGAGAAGAGATTAAGGTCCTTTACGCAGGGGAAATCGGTGCTGTTGTAGGACTTAAAGATACGCTTACGGGCGATACTTTAGCAAGTGAAAAAGATAAGGTTATTCTAGAGAGAATGGATTTTCCAGATCCTGTTATTTCAGTAGCGGTTGAGCCTAAGACTAAGGCAGACCAAGAAAAAATGTCTATTGCACTCAATAAACTAGCCCAAGAAGATCCAAGCTTTAGGGTTTCAACAGATGAAGAAAGCGGACAGACTATCATCTCTGGTATGGGTGAGCTACACTTAGAAATTATCGTTGATAGAATGCTAAGAGAATTTAAAGTCGAAGCGGAAGTGGGACAGCCGCAAGTGGCTTACCGCGAAACCATAAGAAAAGCGGTCGAGCAAGAGTATAAATACGCTAAACAATCAGGTGGTCGCGGTCAATACGGACATGTATTTTTACGCCTTGAGCCTTTGGAGCCGGGTAGTGGCTATGAATTTGTCAATGATATTAAGGGTGGTGTTATCCCTAAAGAATATATCCCAGCTGTGGATAAGGGTGTGCAAGAAGCCCTACAAAATGGTGTTTTGGCAGGCTATCCTGTCGAAGATGTGAAAGTTACTGTGTATGATGGAAGCTATCACGAGGTGGATTCTTCTGAAATGGCATTTAAACTTGCCGCATCTATGGGTTTTAAAGAGGGTGCTAGAAAAGCGGGAGCTGTGATTTTAGAACCTATGATGAAAGTAGAGGTTGAAACTCCTGAAGATTATATGGGCGATGTAATTGGCGATTTAAACAAAAGACGCGGTCAGGTCAATTCTATGGACGAAAGAGGTGGCAATAAGGTCATTACAGCATTTTGTCCTTTAGCTGAGATGTTTGGCTATTCTACCGATTTGCGTTCTCAAACTCAAGGTAGGGCGACTTATTCTATGGAATTTGACCACTATGATGAAGTGCCTAAAAATGTCTCCGAAGAGATCGTTAAGAAAAGAAACGGATAA
- a CDS encoding DUF1090 family protein, with the protein MMKFVIFLLCTLSFSFANECEEKILKLEKELEYAKKYDNEFKARDLENAITTLKTKCKDNPNYYKELLQIKQDKLIKIEALERDLDALSDNQDSMSKAEYKFKKEKLKLQKDSLKQELKALELY; encoded by the coding sequence ATGATGAAATTTGTTATTTTTTTATTGTGCACGTTGAGTTTTAGCTTTGCAAATGAGTGCGAAGAGAAAATTCTTAAGCTTGAAAAAGAATTAGAATACGCCAAAAAATATGATAATGAATTTAAGGCTAGAGATTTGGAAAATGCCATTACTACACTTAAAACAAAGTGCAAGGATAATCCAAATTATTACAAAGAGCTTTTGCAAATCAAGCAAGATAAGCTCATAAAAATAGAAGCTTTAGAAAGGGATCTTGATGCTTTGAGCGATAATCAAGATTCTATGTCTAAGGCAGAATACAAATTTAAAAAAGAAAAACTAAAGTTGCAAAAAGATTCTTTAAAACAAGAACTTAAGGCTTTAGAGCTTTACTAA